In the Hippoglossus stenolepis isolate QCI-W04-F060 chromosome 14, HSTE1.2, whole genome shotgun sequence genome, one interval contains:
- the fbxl5 gene encoding F-box/LRR-repeat protein 5 isoform X1 gives MAPFPDEVDVFTGPHWRMKQLVGLYCEKLSKTNFSNNNDVRSFLQSLCATFKEFKMHEQIENEYIISLLQQRCCTVYNVHSDNKLSEMLTLFEKGLHSVKSEYEQLNYVQQLKERLEAFTQDFLPHMKEEEEVFQPMLMEYFTYEELKDIKKQVIAQHCSQHQWDCAAEVLKGFTLWSQAEELQKAFKYADHEKTDYELEKKKDSSTHISQLPTEIMLRLFHYLGPQDLCRCSQVSSSWSELAKTGSLWRHLYPVRWARGDNYCGPPGDLYQEPDDEWVKSRQNEGRAYQEWDEDADVDESDVSDHSVGSLAISNARREKKLLNGIIQNLLPAVGPSVKSIVLAYSSTVSSKMVRQILSLCPNIILLDLTQTDVTDFAFDSWSSVGACLSLEHLDLSGCEKITDHTLKKLSFGLGDLTSSTCFDKRVDRRAKLLKSSTVPITLMDERDLHPVGRKRQAIIFKQGTGRWGTARRPAQVWVLDSSDLADIEDAAEWSGRGGMSLPDAESFVETQLLGTSCSCRKSRGRGHRTNASYLQQQYSMSGEMFCGHSTCCTSDMALRTFIGPQCESGTTRNITAEFRTKCSSFEGLQCLEPENRTDQSETKRSLRFLSLSGCYQVTDLGLRALSQRGGLPVLEHLNLSGCLFITEVGLQELVSACPSLNDEHFYYCDNINGPHADTASGCQNLQCGFRACCRSGE, from the exons ATGGCTCCCTTCCCGGACGAGGTGGATGTTTTCACTGGCCCCCACTGGCGAATGAAGCAGCTGGTGGGCTTATACTGCGAAAAG cTGTCAAAGACCAACTTTTCCAACAACAATGATGTCCGCTCATTTCTCCAGTCCCTCTGCGCCACCTTCAAGGAGTTCAAGATGCATGAACAAATCGAGAATGAGTACATTATCAGCCTGTTGCAACAACGCTGCTGCACTGTGTACAATGTGCACTCTGACAACAAACTCTCAGAGATGTTGACCCTCTTTGAAAAGGGACTGCACAGTGTTAAG AGTGAATATGAGCAGCTTAACTATGtccagcagctgaaggagagaCTTGAAGCTTTCACACAGGACTTTCTGCCCCAcatgaaggaagaagaagag GTGTTTCAGCCTATGCTTATGGAGTACTTCACCTATGAGGAGCTCAAAGACATCAAGAAGCAGGTGATAGCACAACACTGCAGCCAACATCAATGGGACTGTGCTGCTGAGGTTCTGAAGGGCTTCACTTTGTGGAGCCAGGCAGAGGAGCTGCAAAAGGCCTTTAAATATGCGGATCATGAGAAGACAGATTACG aactggaaaagaaaaaggattcTTCAACCCACATATCCCAGCTCCCTACAGAAATTATGCTGAGGCTGTTCCATTATTTGGGTCCTCAAGATCTGTGTCGCTGTAGTCAAGTGAGCAGCTCCTGGTCAGAGCTTGCTAAGACCGGCTCTCTGTGGAGGCACCTCTATCCTGTGCGCTGGGCCAGAG GTGATAATTACTGTGGTCCACCAGGGGATCTGTACCAGGAGCCCGATGACGAGTGGGTGAAGAGTCGGCAGAATGAGGGTCGGGCCTATCAGGAATGGGATGAGGATGCTGATGTTGATGAGTCTG ATGTGTCGGACCACTCAGTAGGCTCTCTGGCAATTAGCAATGCTCGGCGGGAGAAGAAGCTTCTGAATGGGATTATCCAGAATCTACTGCCAGCTGTGGGCCCATCTGTTAAGTCTATTGTTCTGGCATACAGTTCTACAGTCTCGAGTAAAATG GTCCGTCAAATTCTCAGTCTTTGCCCCAATATTATTCTTTTGGATCTGACTCAGACTGATGTTACAGATTTCGCATTTGACAG CTGGTCATCTGTTGGAGCTTGTCTGTCTCTGGAGCACCTGGATTTGTCGGGATGTGAgaagatcacagatcacaccCTGAAGAAATTGTCTTTTGGGCTTGGTGACCTCACGTCTTCGACCTGCTTTGACAAGCGTGTAGACCGACGAGCCAAGCTCCTGAAAAGCTCCACAGTACCCATCACACTCATGGATGAGAGAGACCTTCATCCAGTGGGACGGAAGCGACAGGCCATCATTTTCAAGCAGGGGACTGGTCGTTGGGGGACTGCCCGCAGGCCCGCACAAGTTTGGGTACTGGACTCCTCAGACCTTGCTGATATCGAAGACGCTGCAGAATGGAGCGGTCGTGGTGGAATGTCTCTTCCTGATGCAGAAAGCTTCGTTGAGACGCAGCTTTTGGGAACCTCGTGTTCCTGCAGGAAGAGCAGGGGGCGCGGGCACAGGACAAATGCCTCCTATTTACAGCAGCAATATTCCATGTCTGGGGAAATGTTCTGTGGTCACTCCACCTGCTGCACTAGCGACATGGCCCTCAGGACTTTTATTGGGCCCCAGTGCGAGTCAGGGACCACCAGAAACATCACTGCAGAATTTCGGACTAAGTGCTCCTCATTTGAGGGCCTGCAGTGTCTGGAGCCTGAAAACAggactgaccaatcagagacaaAACGCTCACTGAGATTCCTCAGTCTCTCTGGATGTTACCAAGTCACAGATTTGGGCTTGAG ggCTCTGTCTCAGCGCGGAGGGCTTCCTGTTCTGGAGCATCTCAACTTGTCCGGCTGCCTCTTCATCACTGAGGTGGGGCTGCAGGAGCTGGTGTCCGCCTGTCCTTCCCTCAATGATGAACACTTCTATTACTGCGACAACATTAATG GTCCCCACGCAGACACGGCCAGCGGCTGCCAGAACCTACAGTGTGGCTTCAGAGCCTGCTGTCGCTCTGGAGAGTGA
- the fbxl5 gene encoding F-box/LRR-repeat protein 5 isoform X2, giving the protein MAPFPDEVDVFTGPHWRMKQLVGLYCEKLSKTNFSNNNDVRSFLQSLCATFKEFKMHEQIENEYIISLLQQRCCTVYNVHSDNKLSEMLTLFEKGLHSVKSEYEQLNYVQQLKERLEAFTQDFLPHMKEEEEVFQPMLMEYFTYEELKDIKKQVIAQHCSQHQWDCAAEVLKGFTLWSQAEELQKAFKYADHEKTDYELEKKKDSSTHISQLPTEIMLRLFHYLGPQDLCRCSQVSSSWSELAKTGSLWRHLYPVRWARGDLYQEPDDEWVKSRQNEGRAYQEWDEDADVDESDVSDHSVGSLAISNARREKKLLNGIIQNLLPAVGPSVKSIVLAYSSTVSSKMVRQILSLCPNIILLDLTQTDVTDFAFDSWSSVGACLSLEHLDLSGCEKITDHTLKKLSFGLGDLTSSTCFDKRVDRRAKLLKSSTVPITLMDERDLHPVGRKRQAIIFKQGTGRWGTARRPAQVWVLDSSDLADIEDAAEWSGRGGMSLPDAESFVETQLLGTSCSCRKSRGRGHRTNASYLQQQYSMSGEMFCGHSTCCTSDMALRTFIGPQCESGTTRNITAEFRTKCSSFEGLQCLEPENRTDQSETKRSLRFLSLSGCYQVTDLGLRALSQRGGLPVLEHLNLSGCLFITEVGLQELVSACPSLNDEHFYYCDNINGPHADTASGCQNLQCGFRACCRSGE; this is encoded by the exons ATGGCTCCCTTCCCGGACGAGGTGGATGTTTTCACTGGCCCCCACTGGCGAATGAAGCAGCTGGTGGGCTTATACTGCGAAAAG cTGTCAAAGACCAACTTTTCCAACAACAATGATGTCCGCTCATTTCTCCAGTCCCTCTGCGCCACCTTCAAGGAGTTCAAGATGCATGAACAAATCGAGAATGAGTACATTATCAGCCTGTTGCAACAACGCTGCTGCACTGTGTACAATGTGCACTCTGACAACAAACTCTCAGAGATGTTGACCCTCTTTGAAAAGGGACTGCACAGTGTTAAG AGTGAATATGAGCAGCTTAACTATGtccagcagctgaaggagagaCTTGAAGCTTTCACACAGGACTTTCTGCCCCAcatgaaggaagaagaagag GTGTTTCAGCCTATGCTTATGGAGTACTTCACCTATGAGGAGCTCAAAGACATCAAGAAGCAGGTGATAGCACAACACTGCAGCCAACATCAATGGGACTGTGCTGCTGAGGTTCTGAAGGGCTTCACTTTGTGGAGCCAGGCAGAGGAGCTGCAAAAGGCCTTTAAATATGCGGATCATGAGAAGACAGATTACG aactggaaaagaaaaaggattcTTCAACCCACATATCCCAGCTCCCTACAGAAATTATGCTGAGGCTGTTCCATTATTTGGGTCCTCAAGATCTGTGTCGCTGTAGTCAAGTGAGCAGCTCCTGGTCAGAGCTTGCTAAGACCGGCTCTCTGTGGAGGCACCTCTATCCTGTGCGCTGGGCCAGAG GGGATCTGTACCAGGAGCCCGATGACGAGTGGGTGAAGAGTCGGCAGAATGAGGGTCGGGCCTATCAGGAATGGGATGAGGATGCTGATGTTGATGAGTCTG ATGTGTCGGACCACTCAGTAGGCTCTCTGGCAATTAGCAATGCTCGGCGGGAGAAGAAGCTTCTGAATGGGATTATCCAGAATCTACTGCCAGCTGTGGGCCCATCTGTTAAGTCTATTGTTCTGGCATACAGTTCTACAGTCTCGAGTAAAATG GTCCGTCAAATTCTCAGTCTTTGCCCCAATATTATTCTTTTGGATCTGACTCAGACTGATGTTACAGATTTCGCATTTGACAG CTGGTCATCTGTTGGAGCTTGTCTGTCTCTGGAGCACCTGGATTTGTCGGGATGTGAgaagatcacagatcacaccCTGAAGAAATTGTCTTTTGGGCTTGGTGACCTCACGTCTTCGACCTGCTTTGACAAGCGTGTAGACCGACGAGCCAAGCTCCTGAAAAGCTCCACAGTACCCATCACACTCATGGATGAGAGAGACCTTCATCCAGTGGGACGGAAGCGACAGGCCATCATTTTCAAGCAGGGGACTGGTCGTTGGGGGACTGCCCGCAGGCCCGCACAAGTTTGGGTACTGGACTCCTCAGACCTTGCTGATATCGAAGACGCTGCAGAATGGAGCGGTCGTGGTGGAATGTCTCTTCCTGATGCAGAAAGCTTCGTTGAGACGCAGCTTTTGGGAACCTCGTGTTCCTGCAGGAAGAGCAGGGGGCGCGGGCACAGGACAAATGCCTCCTATTTACAGCAGCAATATTCCATGTCTGGGGAAATGTTCTGTGGTCACTCCACCTGCTGCACTAGCGACATGGCCCTCAGGACTTTTATTGGGCCCCAGTGCGAGTCAGGGACCACCAGAAACATCACTGCAGAATTTCGGACTAAGTGCTCCTCATTTGAGGGCCTGCAGTGTCTGGAGCCTGAAAACAggactgaccaatcagagacaaAACGCTCACTGAGATTCCTCAGTCTCTCTGGATGTTACCAAGTCACAGATTTGGGCTTGAG ggCTCTGTCTCAGCGCGGAGGGCTTCCTGTTCTGGAGCATCTCAACTTGTCCGGCTGCCTCTTCATCACTGAGGTGGGGCTGCAGGAGCTGGTGTCCGCCTGTCCTTCCCTCAATGATGAACACTTCTATTACTGCGACAACATTAATG GTCCCCACGCAGACACGGCCAGCGGCTGCCAGAACCTACAGTGTGGCTTCAGAGCCTGCTGTCGCTCTGGAGAGTGA